The window CTTCAGTATGCAATGGCGATATACTATTTGTAGTAGCAGAAGAGTTACATTTAGCTAATAAAATTTTAAGCGATTTAAGATTAAAGATAGGGCTAGATCTTAATATTACCGACCAAAAAACAGTATACCCTATTTGGGTTATAGATTTCCCTTTATTTAAAATAGATAAAGACCATCAATTAAAATCTATGCATCACCCCTTTACCGCTCCTAAAAAAAAAATTAAGTCGCTTATGCTAGAAAATCCGCTAAAAATTATATCTAGTGCATTTGATTTGGTTATTAATGGTCATGAAATAGGTGGAGGCTCTCAACGCATTCATGATTATAAGTTACAAAATCAAATTTTTGATTTGCTGCAAATAAATAAAAAAACAAAAAGAAAACAATTTGATTTTTTTGTTAATGCTCTAAAATATGGCGCCCCGCCCCATGCTGGATTAGCTTTAGGCTTAGATCGCTTAGCTATGCTGTTAACAGACAGTTCGACTATTACTGATGTCATTGCTTTTCCTAAAACTAGCTCTGCAATTTGTTTAATGACTGGCGCTCCCTGCTAATAGCAATATTTTTAGTACACTTTAAACAATGATTTATGTTTTTAAATGTTATCATCTTTAATAATAAAAAATTTTATTTTTAAAATATTTAATTGATATATGAGGGTATATGGCCGGACATAGTAAGTGGGCAAATACAAAACATAGAAAAAAAGCTCAAGATATCAAACGAAGCAAAATATTTACTAAAATTATAAGAGAAATTACAAATGCTAGTGCACAAAACGGATCCAACTTAAATACAAACCTTCAATTAAGAACCATTGTAGCAAAGGCTAATAATTATAACATCAGTAAAGATTTAATTAATACAGCTATACAGCGCGGCTTGGGTCAAGATAAAAAAAATATTTTTAAAGTTGTAAAATATGCTGGATATAGTGCAAGTGGAATAGCGATCATAATACATTGCGTTACGAATAACAGCAATAGAACAGTGAGCAGCATAAGAAATATTTTTACTCGCTTTAAGGGCACTTTAGTAAACTATGAAAATGCTCAGTATTTATTTAGTTTTTTTACCACTATACAGGTAGACGCGAGCCCGCATACTAGAGACATAGTATTGAATAATCTTGACATTCACTCGAGAATATATTCTAAAAAAATAAAAAAAAATTTTTTAGAGCTGACTATTAAAAAAAATAATGTTAAATTTATAAAAAAACAGCTGTTATCCTCTAAGATCGCTCTTAAAACCATGCGTATGATAATTACTCCTAAAGTTTTATGTGATTTAGATGCTATTAATAAAACAAAAATGCTCGACTTAATTAACTCATTACAAAAATTAAAAGAAACTACTGAAATTGCACATAATGCAAAAATATAATCCGATACTATAAAGCATATAAAACTGTTATCCTTAAGGGTCTAATAAATATAATTAACCCTCGCATTATTGTATCAATCATAATCTTTTATATGATTTATTTTGTGAAAAATTGCTTGTATACCAAGCGTGTATAATTTATAAAATGACTATATATGATAAACAATTTTATACTTAAACAGCATATGATAAAATGAAAGAAAAATTTACAAAAATGTTCGTGTTAAATCATAATATTTATGTTCTCTAAATTAAAAATATTATTTATATAAATTCTATTTCACCATATAAAGATAATTCTTTTATTAAGATAAGAGTTGTTTGGTCATATATAGTCTCGACAATACTATACAATAAAGTTATAAAATATAACTGTACTTACAATATTTGAACAATTCTACACATATTTGGTATAATTAAATTATTTTTATCACTGCTTTCTATTGCTATAATAAAATCATGTTTTTTTAAAAATTTCTTATTTTTTAATAACTGTATTGCTGAATCAGTAGTATTTAAATCAGTGTTTTGTTTTTTAAGATATACTGGAACTATTCCCCGATATAATGCTGATAAACGAAGCTGCTTCGTGCTACTGGATAAATAAAAAATAGGTAAACCAGATGTAATTCTAGAAGCTAATAAAGCAATTTTATGTGATGTACGAGCAAGAATAACGGCGGAAACATTAGTTAAATGATTTGCAGCATACATAGCCGTCATAGAAATAGTCTCAGAAACACTACTAAAAGTCTTATTGATGCGATGTTTAGAAATATTAACACTAGGAACTTTTTCGGCGCCCAGGCATATTTTAGACATAGCCTGAACCGTTATTTCAGGAAAATTACCAGAAGCGGTTTCTGCAGACAGCATAACCGCGTCCGTTCCATCTAAAACTGCATTCGCGACATCCATCACTTCTGCTCGGGTAGGAAATGGGTTAGTAATCATTGATTCCATCATTTGTGTAGCTGTAATAACTGTGCGATTGAATTGTCTCGCCATTTTGATTAATTTTTTTTGTATTCCAATTAATCGATGATCACCGATTTCTACACCTAAATCAC is drawn from Buchnera aphidicola and contains these coding sequences:
- a CDS encoding YebC/PmpR family DNA-binding transcriptional regulator, producing MAGHSKWANTKHRKKAQDIKRSKIFTKIIREITNASAQNGSNLNTNLQLRTIVAKANNYNISKDLINTAIQRGLGQDKKNIFKVVKYAGYSASGIAIIIHCVTNNSNRTVSSIRNIFTRFKGTLVNYENAQYLFSFFTTIQVDASPHTRDIVLNNLDIHSRIYSKKIKKNFLELTIKKNNVKFIKKQLLSSKIALKTMRMIITPKVLCDLDAINKTKMLDLINSLQKLKETTEIAHNAKI